The Lampris incognitus isolate fLamInc1 chromosome 7, fLamInc1.hap2, whole genome shotgun sequence genome window below encodes:
- the gemin7 gene encoding gem-associated protein 7 translates to MKTPVSVLRLPRGPDPSGRGFDPSSPRYIALCNTSVSPSADSGTGGVRLQEEQRARAAAREAFLRCLISMTNKKVQFQMYEKAAVEATFGASDIDVLNFQVSDLQTPIGVQKEALLRCRDVISFSFSL, encoded by the coding sequence ATGAAAACGCCGGTGTCTGTGCTGCGTCTTCCCAGAGGACCGGACCCCAGCGGTCGCGGATTCGACCCCAGCTCTCCCCGCTATATTGCCCTCTGTAACACCTCCGTCTCTCCCTCCGCGGACTCGGGGACGGGCGGCGTCCGGCTGCAGGAAGAGCAGCGTGCACGGGCTGCAGCAAGAGAGGCTTTCCTCAGGTGCCTCATTTCCATGACGAACAAGAAGGTCCAGTTTCAGATGTACGAGAAGGCGGCGGTGGAGGCCACGTTCGGAGCGTCCGACATCGACGTTCTCAACTTCCAAGTGTCAGACCTGCAGACGCCCATAGGGGTGCAGAAGGAGGCGCTGCTCAGATGCCGGGATGTGATTTCCTTCTCGTTTAGCTTATGA